In the genome of Eschrichtius robustus isolate mEscRob2 chromosome 12, mEscRob2.pri, whole genome shotgun sequence, one region contains:
- the LOC137774165 gene encoding butyrophilin subfamily 1 member A1-like → MVCSLDFSLPRDLFFILLLQVSIWGSDSFLVIGPSEPIVAMLGADTVLPCRVSPAMSLENMEIRWFHSQFSDAVYVYQNGMEQAGEQLVDFKGRAELVKDYITEGRVAVRIHSLRVSDNGMYKCFFKKGSDFEEALLELKVISLGSGPHIFMVGPEDEGIRLKCTGKGWFPQPEIQWADAKGEKIPSLSEDETQDNDGLFQIEASLLVRDSSKTEVSCSMKNPFFGQEQVETIFIPEPFFPRTSPWKIAFVVTLVILGVFVGAVVYLARKERQKKKKLSEVKKEKEKESKAKESFEKELARRKKLYQQDWRKAELYPDWRKEQFKAVVFTLDPATAHPNLILSESRKHIYSKQSVSQNGDAPTHQEQGESEAIFSVLGKIFLTVERQYWEVEVNIGTEVGSRTRWALGVCSDTAKRDGWFVERPEKNFWVVVYKAGEFIFPTSQRKSLSLRQHSCRIGVFLDWDAGNVSFYNMIDGSHIYSFTGITFCGTLRPYFSLQGAGASLTICAASDHTENCPDSSPKTSLTHLNSCDASVPQETNSLLPP, encoded by the exons ATGGTGTGTTCCCTGGACTTCTCTCTGCCAAGAGACCTCTTCTTTATCCTGCTTCTCCAGGTGTCCATATGGGGCTCAG ATTCCTTTTTGGTGATTGGTCCCTCGGAGCCCATTGTGGCCATGCTGGGTGCAGACACGGTGCTGCCCTGTCGCGTGTCCCCAGCCATGAGCTTGGAGAATATGGAGATCCGGTGGTTCCACTCCCAGTTCTCAGATGCTGTGTATGTGTATCAGAATGGAATGGAGCAGGCGGGAGAACAACTAGTAGATTTCAAAGGGAGAGCAGAGTTGGTGAAAGACTACATCACTGAGGGAAGAGTAGCTGTGAGAATCCACAGCCTCCGGGTCTCAGACAATGGAATGtacaagtgtttttttaaaaaaggaagtgatTTTGAAGAAGCCCTTTTGGAGCTAAAGGTGATAA GTTTGGGTTCTGGTCCTCATATTTTCATGGTGGGTCCAGAAGATGAAGGAATAAGGCTGAAGTGCACAGGCAAGGGATGGTTTCCCCAGCCTGAAATACAATGGGCAGATGCAAAGGGAGAGAAGATCCCATCGCTCTCTGAGGACGAGACACAAGATAATGATGGGTTGTTTCAGATTGAGGCATCCCTTCTTGTGAGAGACAGCTCAAAGACAGAAGTGTCCTGTTCCATGAAGAACCCTTTCTTTGGACAAGAGCAAGTGGAAACCATTTTTATCCCAG AACCCTTCTTCCCTAGGACCTCTCCTTGGAAGATAGCATTCGTTGTGACTTTGGTGATACTTGGGGTTTTCGTTGGTGCTGTTGTGTATTTGGCTCGGAAAGAacgacagaaaaagaagaaactatcAGAAgtcaagaaggaaaaggagaaagaaagtaaaGCCAAAG aatCATTTGAGAAAGAGCTTG CCAGAAGGAAGAAATTGTATCAGCAAG aCTGGAGAAAAGCAGAGTTATATCCTG acTGGAGAAAGGAACAGTTCAAAGCAG TGGTTTTTACTCTGGATCCAGCCACAGCTCATCCCAACCTCATCTTATCTGAGAGCAGAAAACATATTTATtcaaaacagagtgtttctcagAATGGTGACGCCCCAACACACCAAGAGCAAGGGGAGTCTGAAGCCATCTTCAGTGTTCTGGGCAAGATTTTTCTTACTGTGGAGAGACAATACTGGGAAGTAGAAGTAAATATTGGGACAGAAGTTGGATCTAGAACTAGATGGGCTCTGGGTGTTTGCTCAGACACAGCAAAGAGAGACGGGTGGTTTGTAGAACGTCCAGAGAAGAATTTCTGGGTGGTGGTATACAAGGCAGGAGAATTCATATTTCCCACCTCTCAGAGAAAGTCTCTGTCACTGAGGCAGCACTCCTGCAGGATAGGTGTTTTCTTGGACTGGGATGCTGGGAATGTGTCCTTTTACAATATGATCGATGGGTCCCACATCTATTCTTTTACTGGAATCACCTTCTGTGGGACCCTTCGTCCTTATTTTAGCCTTCAGGGTGCTGGCGCATCTTTGACCATCTGTGCAGCTTCAGATCACACTGAAAATTGTCCTGATTCTTCTCCAAAGACCTCTCTAACTCATTTGAATAGTTGTGATGCAAGCGTCCCCCAAGAAACTAACTCTCTATTGCCTCCATAA